Proteins from a single region of Verrucosispora sp. NA02020:
- the msrB gene encoding peptide-methionine (R)-S-oxide reductase MsrB, producing MSLPDSELPRTDDEWRVRLSPEEFRVLREAGTEPAWTGEYVDTKTPGMYRCRACGAELYPSDTKFDSHCGWPSFDDAIPGAITEIEDDSHGMRRVEIRCARCDSHLGHVFRGEGFTSKNTRHCVNSLSIRLDPSTA from the coding sequence GTGAGTCTTCCCGACAGCGAACTGCCCCGCACCGACGACGAGTGGCGGGTCCGGCTCAGCCCCGAGGAGTTCCGGGTACTGCGCGAGGCCGGCACCGAACCGGCATGGACCGGAGAGTACGTCGACACCAAGACGCCGGGGATGTACCGCTGCCGTGCCTGCGGCGCGGAGCTGTACCCGAGCGACACCAAGTTCGACTCGCACTGCGGCTGGCCGAGCTTCGACGACGCCATCCCGGGCGCGATCACCGAGATCGAGGACGACAGCCACGGCATGCGGCGGGTCGAGATCCGCTGCGCCCGCTGCGACAGCCACCTGGGGCACGTCTTCCGGGGCGAGGGCTTCACCTCGAAGAACACCCGGCACTGCGTGAACTCGCTCTCCATCCGCCTGGACCCCAGCACCGCCTGA
- a CDS encoding DUF305 domain-containing protein, giving the protein MRSVASRRWPAALPALLVVLLAAGCGGSSVPAADQAPSGTPSAVAAPATPSVTTEMTGIDLLFLSMMAGHTEQTLEIVRLVRDRLVDDELRTLVAAIEVTETDELADARAWLAQAGRTARADDHAGHGTGPDQLARLRDAAPGQVDAVLVEVLGAHQQAAADLARAHLAAGTDERVRDLAQRVGQSRTAQVAMLTARPAADG; this is encoded by the coding sequence GTGCGGTCCGTCGCGTCGCGTCGCTGGCCTGCCGCACTGCCCGCCCTGCTCGTCGTGCTGCTCGCCGCCGGATGCGGCGGCTCGTCCGTGCCGGCTGCGGACCAGGCGCCGAGCGGTACGCCGTCAGCGGTCGCCGCCCCGGCCACGCCCTCCGTCACGACCGAGATGACCGGCATCGACCTGCTGTTCCTGTCGATGATGGCTGGGCACACCGAGCAGACCCTGGAGATCGTCCGGCTGGTGCGGGACCGGCTGGTCGACGATGAGCTACGGACCCTGGTGGCCGCCATCGAGGTGACCGAGACCGACGAGCTGGCCGACGCGCGTGCCTGGCTGGCACAGGCCGGTCGCACCGCGCGGGCCGACGATCACGCCGGGCACGGCACCGGCCCGGACCAGTTGGCCCGGCTCCGCGACGCCGCGCCCGGCCAGGTCGACGCGGTACTCGTCGAGGTGCTCGGCGCCCACCAACAGGCCGCCGCCGACCTGGCCCGGGCGCACCTCGCGGCCGGCACCGACGAGCGGGTACGCGACCTCGCCCAACGCGTCGGGCAGTCGCGTACCGCCCAGGTGGCGATGCTGACCGCGCGCCCGGCGGCCGACGGCTGA